The nucleotide sequence GACACCTGTTAAAGATGGCAAGGCTGTAGGTATAAAGACCCGCTGTGATGGGATTTTGTAGTAGAGGGGAGATTGGGCTGAACCTTGCATATAGCACGGGCAATTGGGAATTGACAGCCAAGGAGCAGGGTCAGGGGATAGAACATTCCTAAGAGGCTGGGGTGTCCCTGGAGGTCTAGTAGTTAAGCCTCAGAGaggttccaatgcaggggatttgggttctgtccctggtggggtaactaagatcccacatgccaagtggcacagccaaaaggggggaaaaaaaagaaaaattcctaagAGGCAACCTCAGGGGTAAGGGGGGAGTCTGGCTAAACTGATCtagcaggattcttgctgaaggcaggcCAGGGTGATCAGCCATTACctgggggatggaggaggggggaGGACGAGGAATCTGATCAGatatggaagagggtgtttttagTCTcttagtcgcgtccaactctttatgaccccatgaactgtagcccgccaggctcctctgtctatggaattctccaggcaagaatactggagtgggttgcctttcccttctccagggaatcttcccgacccagaaattgaaccggggtctcctgcattgcaagcagattctttaccgtctgagccaccaggaaagcccaaaatgTATACAAAGAGGGGGATTCTTGCCAAAACTGGATTTTACTGATACAAAGAAGTATTGATGGGCCCCGGAAAATGTTCAGGATCCTGACTAAAGTTTGGTTAGGCAAAGAATCTGTGTTGGGGCTTGAGCTGGTTTCTAGGCAGAGGCACACTAACCCTTTGCCGTCTGGAGTGGCACACCCATGActgccccttcccaccccaggggaACCTCCGCCGAGTGGATGTCCAGCTGCTGGGCCAGCTGTGCAGCCTGGGACTGGAGATGGGGGCACTGCGGGAGGAACTGGTGGCCTTCCtggaagaggaggcagaggagaacaccgaggaagaggaggaggacagagagCTGAAAGGGAAACTGGAGGGGGCCTCCAGTCCAGTCCCTGGCCACCACCGCCCCCCTGACTTTGAGATGACTATCTGAGGCCCTGCCAGTGTGCTTCCAATGGACACGTGAATGATACGCAAACTTATGTAAGAAgccaggggaagggagggattTGCAGGTCAAACTGACCTGCACATGTCCAATTTGGTACGGTGATGTGCTCCTTGAGCAAGTGCTTTCTCTGAAAGTGTCTGAGATGAGATTGAGGGGTGGGTCCCTGAATCGTGGGTGTGTTTCTAGATGCTGTGGGAGGTTTGCAGAGAAACTCTTGGTGTCTTTGCAAATATGTGGAGATGTGTACAGGTGGCTATTAAGCACTTGGAGAGTGACTAGCTCTAACTGAGATCTGCTGTAAGTGTAACACACATGCTGAATTTCCAAGCTGGGTTTGATAAAAACAATATTCAGTATTTCAATAATTGTAAAagttaattatattttgaaatgataatatttggggTATGTtgggataaataaaaatatgactaaagctaatttcacctgtttatttgtaaatttattttactgtgataagacacataacataaaagttacccttttaaccatttttaaagggtcggacacaacttagggactaaaccaccaccaaagggGAGGTCAGAGTGCCTTTCTCTTATctgttgtttttgtgtttgtatttttttaaaaataatatttatttatttatttttggctgtgctgggtcttccttactgcgtgggcttttctctactgcagtgagcaggggctcctctctagttgcggtgtacGGGTTTCTCTTGTTTTGAAGCACGGACTCCCAAGCGTGTGCTTTGGTAGtttcagtgtgtgggctcagtagctggcAGTTCCCGGCCTCTGGAGCGCAGGCTGAATAGTTGTGGTGAACGGGCTGAGTGActctgcagcaagtgggatccccccagatcagggatcgaacccgtgtctcctgccttggcaggcaaattctttaccactgagccactagggaagccctgtgtgtgtatttttaaattaaattaaaaaatttttttttggctgcgctgggtctttgttgttgcacggGCTTTTTAGTTGCGGAGAGCAGGGCCTGCTCTCTACTCGTGGTGCACGGACTTACTGCGGGGGCTTTTCTTGATGCAGAGCACTGGcgctagggcacacaggcttcagtagctgtggctcccgggctcttgagcacaggctgagtagctgtggcgcacgggcttagttgctccgaggcacatGGGACCTTTCCAGACCAGGAgtccgaacctgtgtctccagcactggcaggtggattcttaaccactgagccaccagggaagcccccattttaaccatattttaaagtttacaattCAGCAGTGTGAAATACATTCACGTGGTGGTGTGAATgtgttttcatcttgcaaaactgaaaatgtaCCTGTTTTACAACTCCTCGTctgccctctcccagcccctggcaaccacccttcTGCTTTGAgcctctatgaatttgcctactcTACGAACCTCATGTAAATGGGATCACACTGCATTTGTCTTTTCCTGACTGGtttgttcatccatgttgcaacaCATATCAgagtttcctttctctttgaggctgaataatatttcattgtatgaacaaccacattttgtttatttgtcagTGGGCACTTGGGTCATTTCTGCCTTTTGGCTATGGTGAACAGCATCGCTCTGAACAagggtgtacaaatatctgtccAAGtccctgctttctttcttttttaatatatatatatatatttggctgttccaagtcttaattgtggcatgtgagatttagttccctgaccaggatcgaacccaggctccctgcattgggcgTGCAGAGCCTTCgtcactggaccacgagggaagtcttctcttaaaaattcttttgggtatatactcagaagtgggattgctggactgTGGGTGATTCTGTTTAATTATTTGAGAAGTGCTGTGCTGTTGGCTATACCATTTGCCATTCACACGACCATGACCACGATCCCCATCCCTACGACCAGTGCACAGGGGCTCCAACTTTCTACCTCCGtgccaacactttttttttttaatatttaattattcttattgttattttattatttttattttttggctgtgccccgAGGCTTGTGGTACCTTAGTTCCCAGCCAGGGATAAAACTTATGCCCCCTGagttggaagtgcagagtcttaaccactggaccaccagagaagtcccttgccaacacttgttattttctttcttttttttcacgaTAGCCATCCTAGTAAGTgtaaggtggtatctcattgtggttttactttgcatttccctaatgactgggcttccctggtggctcagtcagtaaagaatctgcctgcaatgcgggagacctaggttctatcccaGGAAAAGCtgctggaggagagcgtggcaacccactccaggattcttgcctggaggatcccatggacagaggagcctgacgggctgcagtccctaatgattaataatgttgagcatcttttcttgtgctaaTTCACCCAtttcttatttacatttaaaaatatgactgctagaaaacttaaaattacatAAGTGGCTCCCACCGTAATTCTCTTGCGCCGCACTATTTCAGATGTTTGAAAATGGAATGTGGATGTGAGCAGATGAGCCTCAAGGGTTCATCCGTGTTCCCCGACGCGATGCAAATGTGTCACAGCGCCACCTGCAGGAGATGGGCAGGTATCTGCAGATAGCTGCCGAAGAAAAGTAGGGCTGCTTCTGTTAACTCCTGCCTAAGTCCACATTCTTAGAAGAGAGGCGCAGGCAGACAGCTCTCCAATGGGGGCGATTTGGGAAGGAACGCTTACTCTTCAGGAACagcaaggggacttccctggtggtccagtggttaagaatctgccttgcaacgcaggggactcgagttcgatccttggtccgggaactaagatcccacatgccaaggggcacctaAACCCACGcgctgcaactaccgagcctgcgtgccacaactagagagtctgtgcgcagcaatgaaagatcctgaatgatgcaatgaagacccgacacaaccaaacagaaaactcagtagtaaaaaaaaaaaaaaaaaaaaaagaacagcatgTCCGGTAGCCCCTGATGTCTGGGTGGGAGTTGCTCTGGGCCATGTCCTGGGTCATAGAGGTGACATCTGTGGGGGAGTCACCTTCGTCAAACACTCAGGGAGTTTGGGTGGGTGTGGGCAGCACCCCCTCTTCTGGTACTGTCCTCAATGCCACACTTACTGAGCTACATCCAGCAATGACCAAGTAAGCACCAAGTTTGCCCTTCCGAGTGCTCAGCCCAGCAAGGGGGCACACCTTAACACATAGAAATAGCCAAGATGagcagggctgggatgggggaggcacaGACAGAGGGGTCAGGGCCAGGAtgggggagcacaggctctcacaTCTGCCAACATCTCACTTCTCTGGGAATATCCTCTCTCCCAACTAGAAGGATAGTAACTCTCCTTGCCTTTTCACTTGATGCCAGGCCCTGTATGCctgctgttgtactgtactactgcaCTTTTCAAGGCTCTatgctgtaagattaaaaatgttttcttcattttttgtgtttattttctgtttgttagtTGTGTGGAAAGTATTA is from Bos indicus isolate NIAB-ARS_2022 breed Sahiwal x Tharparkar chromosome 18, NIAB-ARS_B.indTharparkar_mat_pri_1.0, whole genome shotgun sequence and encodes:
- the ERICH4 gene encoding glutamate-rich protein 4: MELWKQLRQAGLVPPGLGPPPRALRGVPPVEKVGQTLASPGAGAGGARESLLWIWEELGNLRRVDVQLLGQLCSLGLEMGALREELVAFLEEEAEENTEEEEEDRELKGKLEGASSPVPGHHRPPDFEMTI